GGTGCTCGACTTGGGGCAACTGACCAGTTGGGGGACATCGGCTCTCCGGAGAGCTTGGTCGCCAGAGCGAGTTTTCCCTTttagggaaggggaggggccaaggggtgtgggcagggcaggaggaagaggctcGAGCCGGGGCCCCGGGACGGGTTGTACCGCTCAGCTGTGGCGGCGGCGGGCTCGCGCCACCTGTCCGAGTGCCACCTGGTGAGCGCGGCGCAGCCGGGCCAAGCTCCTCCTCCCGCgggccttcctccctcctcccggcCGGCGCTCTCGCTCTCTCCACCCGGCTGCCCAGTCCCGGGCCCTGGAGCGTGCTGACCCGCGTTTGCACCCGCTTCTTCTCCTCTCGCAGGTCCCCGCCTGGCTGGGGCTGAGCACGCCCTCGGGGTGACAGTGGGAGCGGAGCGGAGAGCGCGCCCGACCACCATGCCGCGTTCGTTCCTTGTCAAGAGTAAGAAGGCTCACAGTTACCACCAGCCGCGCTCCCCGGGACCCGACTATTCCCTCCGCCTGGAGAATGTGCTGGCACCGGGCGGAGCAGGTACGGGGTGCGCCCAGGGATGTAGATTCCGAGCCCCGCCACACCACCCTCCCCCAGGAGCCCTGCAGGGAGACCCTGACGCCCCTTTTGCTCGTTTCTGTTTCCTACCGTCTGGGTCCCTTCCGGGGCTGTCGCCTGGGTGCCACAGCCTCTTTGCTCCCGCCCTCGGACCGGGAAGGGTTCCCGGCCAGGTCTGGGTAGAGAGGAGGACGCCCGGGTGCCACGGCCTGGAGGGCGCCGCTTCAGAACCAGCGGGTCCACTCAGACCCAGCCTGAGCTCCGATCCTGCCTCCTCTCCGCAGACGGCACCTCGAGTGCAGGCGGGGCGCAGACGGAGCCCCGGGGTCGTCTGTCCCCCGAGTCCCAGCTGACCGAGGCCCCTGACAGATCCTCCGCATCCCCGGGCAGCTGTGAGGGCAGCGTCTGCGACCGGAGCTCAGAGTTTGAGGACTTCTGGAGACCCCCGTCGCCCTCTGTGTCTCCAGGTAGGAGCCCGTTGGGAGCTGTGAGGCCGGGGCGGCAGGGACCCCATGGTGAGGAATACACTGACTTGGCTTTGGGTGCAGAACTGCTAAATGGATGGCCGAGAGTCTTTCCGAAAGGCTAGCGCTTGTTCAAGGGGTAAGGGGcccgtggggggaggggggatctgGCTTCTCTGGGACTGCTTCAGCCGGTAGCGATGTCTGCTGCTTGGATCCCAGGCAGCGGGACTCGGGTTGTTCGTTCCTAATATTCGTTTGGTGTAGATAGTGGGTGAGAGAAAATATATGAGTTGTCTGAACAGCAATCTCGACTTTTCGTTTTCTGGTCAGTTGACGTTTAGAAAGAGCTGGGATCCCCAAACCCAGACCTCCGAGTCTCAAAAAAACAGAGACCTGGGCAGTCTAAAACTCCTCCTGGCTCCCTCAGTTATTGGGCCTGGCAGAGCTGGGCGCCAAGCCGGAGGGACGGGTCCGACGAAAATCTCTGCCCTCCTCTGAGTCTTCGCAGGCTCGGATCCGGGGCCTGTTTCAGTTTTCGTTCTTCCAGGTTGGCCTAGCCCTGGGGCCCGGTCCGTTGGCTTAATTTCCAGACAGTAATTGAGGTTTGCACAAACGTTGGGTGGGGGCATGTCTTGGGTCCTGGCCAGGGGAAGAACGCAAACCAACCCGATTCTTCCCACAGCCTGTTCTTTCCAGATTGCATTTACGAGTTTTAAAAGATAGCCTGAACCCCACCCCACTCTCAATTCGTTGACCTGGCTAAAGCCCTAACTCCAGCGAGTGTGTCTGGGAGCTTGAGACCAGAGAATTTTTCTTGGCTGTGCAGGACACGTCCTGCAAGACTGAGTGCTCCGGGAATTTCTCTGTCGGAATCTTGGGGCGCAGCCTGTCACTGAAACGGCTAGTCTGGAGTATGCAGTGGGAACAGATTCATAAATCTGTATGCAAATAGAGAAAGGATACCTTGGGCATTTGGTTTTAGCAAAATTCCCGTTGGGCAGGGGCGCACAAGGCCACGAATATGGGAAAGCTATGTCCCTGGCAGGTGGCAGCTAAAACCttgtaaattgtaaattattgtaaaaaaaaattgtaaaacctTGTAATTGTAAATTATTCTCTGagaaatttgaatttgtttttttccccatcaagCTAGGACAGGAATGAGAATGGTAGTATTTGGCGGGCAGTTCAAGCTCCAAACCCTCTTTCTGCTGCCCCTTTGGGTATTTAATAATCGTTAGGAATGTTAACACCTTcccgttttttgtttgtttgtttgtttaaaaaaaaacacaacaacagaTGTTTTCGGTAGGCCAGGCTGCATTTTATTGGTCCTCTCCCTCGCTCCTTACCGATCCCGGAAAGAAAAGGGACGGAGTGGGAACCTCTAGGGGCCGGGAGAGCTTGGCCCTGGGACTTCGGAGCACGAGCGCTGTCCAGGCCCTAACGGGGGCCGCCTCGTCGGCTTAGCTCAGCTCAACATTTCTCCAGCACAGACAGCTTGGCGCGCTTTTCTCTGTGGGATCGCGAGGTGCTCCGATCCCGCCAGAAAGTGCCGTCCTAACGTTTCCGCTGCCCTGGCACCAAATTTACCCATCTCCTCGACCGCTGTCATTTTAATTATCCGTTTGCTGCCCTGCCGCCTCCAGTGATCCTCGAGGCCCCAGAGACCGGGGCCGCGTTTCATCCCGGGGGCGTCGCGGCACCGGGCGCACGGCTTTCCGCACCGGGGCTGGGCAACTTGCAGACGCCGCCCGGCGGCCCAGCCTAACTGGACGCCCCCTTGTGCCTCCACAGCCTCGGAGAAGTCGGTGTGCCCGTCGCTGGACGAAGCtcagcccttccccctgcccttcaAGCCGTACTCTTGGAGAGGCCTGGCGGGTTCTGACCTTCGGCACTTGGTGCACAGCTACCGGCCGTGCGCGGCCCTGGATCGCGGCGCCGGCCTGGGCCTCTTCTGCGAGCGCGCCCCGGAGCCTGGCCACCCCGCGGCGCTCTACGGCCCCGagcgggctgcgggcggcgcgggggccggggcgcccgGGGGAGGAAGCGCAGGAGGTGGCGCTGCCGGCGGCTCGGGCCTGGGGCTCTACGGCGACTTCGGGCCCGCGGCGGCAGGGCTGTACGAGCGGCCcacggcggcggcgggagggctGTACTCGGAGCGCGGCCACGGGCTGCACGCGGACAAGGGCGCAGGCGTCAAGGTGGAGTCGGAGCTGCTGTGCACCCGCCTGCTGCTGGGCGGCGGCTCCTACAAGTGCATCAAGTGCAGCAAGGTGAGGCTCCCGCGCGCCCGGCTCTGtcggccccgcgcccgcgcccccggctCGCGCCCCCGGGCCCCTCTCAGCGGCCTTCTCCCCGGCCCCACCCGCCGCAGGTGTTCTCCACGCCGCACGGGCTCGAGGTGCACGTGCGCAGGTCCCACAGCGGCACGAGACCCTTTGCGTGCGAGATGTGCGGCAAGACTTTCGGGCACGCGGTGAGCCTGGAGCAGCATAAAGCCGTGCACTCGCAGGTAAGCGCGGGGCGCATGGCCGCGCACGGCCCTGTGAGGTTCCCGAGTTCGGGGAAGGTCTGACTGTCAGTGCGGCACCCGCCACTCTCCGCCTGGCAGCTTTTCCCTTGGACTTCCCCGGactgcccccaggctcccccagcacGTCCCTTTGCCCACATGTAGGTGTGTAGGGAAAGGTGGCCGGCTGGGGCATCCAGGCAGCCCTAGAGCTCCCCGTCACTCGTTGTGAGCCTCTCCAGAGGATGATCCAGATCACTGCTTTGGGTTTGAGGAGGGTTTGTGCACTCTTGCTGCTGATCTATCAAATGTATTAGCTCTGGGGTTTTTTGGCCTCGCTTTTCACCAAATGGCTGTCACTTCATTTGTATTGACCCCTCCCAACTGAAAAGAAGGGATGTCACCTCATTTAGAGCATGGGAGAGCATaattgtcctgttctttcattcattcctttattcctaTCTGTGGTGCAACTTCCTCGTGCTAGGCTGCTCAGAATCCTGTAACAACACACCAGGTCCCTGACCGGATGCccccacagaattttttttttaagattttatttattcatgagagacacacagagagaggcagagacacaggcagagggagaagctggctccgcGCAcagagccccgtgtgggactcgatcctgagaccccaggcttacaccctaagccaaaggatgctcaaccgctgagccgccagGCTACTCTACCCCCACAGATTTTTTCAGTTTAACGGAATGACAGAGGGGTTGGTAAGCAATTAAGTACACAACTATGACAAGCGAATGCTTACTCAGAGACTTATTTACTAAAAAAGAGTACAATTCTTAAAATTCTCGCGTCTCTCTCAACACTGGCTGGAAGGGGCAGTGGCATCAAGTGACTGAGGTCTAAGCCTCCTGTTGAGGAGGGTGGAGAAGTGTTTGTAAATGGGTGTCAAAAAAGCAGGGTGGGGATACTTTTTTGCCATGGGGTGTGGAGGGTTGTGGGCGAACTGTTTGGGCAGAAAAACTGTTATgaggaagaggtggggagggtggaggtTGGACATAAATCTGGGGAGAGAGGATGATGGAGCAGGCTAAGGCAAAGGGGAGAGCCTGAAGGAAGGGGGAGCCCTGGCTTTGGGGGTTTTATGGTCAGGTTAGTGGTGAAGAGGATGGCAGCCTAGGGTGACTACAATAGGAATGCCACATCTTTCTGTCTACAGGAACGAAGCTTTGACTGTAAGATCTGTGGCAAAAGCTTCAAGAGGTCATCTACGCTGTCCACACACTTGCTCATCCACTCAGACACCCGGCCCTACCCTTGTCAGTACTGTGGCAAGAGGTTCCACCAGAAGTCAGACATGAAGAAACACACCTTCATCCACACTGGTAAGCTGAAGGCTCTTGGCTTGTAGGGAAACTCCTGGGGAAGGCTGGCGTGGAGGAGCATGATTCTTCCCTCTGAGGCCAATATAATTCACCTTTGCTGTGATATCCTGGCTACAGGATGAGTGGTAGATGAGGCCTTCTAGATGGAGTTAATCACTGCAATGTGTTCAAGAAAATAAGGAGgcatgggaagcctgggtggcttaaaggTTGAGtgtttggctttggctcagggcatgatcctgaggtcccaggatcaagtcccacatggggctccctgcatggagcctgcttctccctctccctatgtctctccctttctttctatatatatctcttatgaataaataaataaatcttttaaaaaagaaaagaaaattaggaggCAGATTCTCTTAGATTTGTTTACATACAAGGTTCTCCTCAGAAGGGCTTTGGGGTGGGGCTGCATTTGCAGTACCACTCAGCTGGTCAACCTCAGGTTCACTATCCTTGCAAAgactattttcttataatttagcTGCTGTTCCAACTGCTGCATGATCTGGGTGAAATACGAAGCTCCAGAGATAGAGGACTTTCTCCAGGGCTCCCACCCAGCCTTTCAGGGGAGCAAGAGGTTTTATGTGTGGTCTCATGGCTGCATTTTTTGCAGTCTAAGAATTTATTCtgattgaggaagaaaaaacaatggtAAATTTTACTAAGCTGTCTGCTAAGcactttttaaatgcattatctcattttatgcTCACAAGAACTCTGGGAGGTAGAGACTATTCCTTATTCCCATTCtagagatgaggaaagtgaggtaCAGAAGGGTTGGGTAACCTGTCCAAGGCTCTGATAgcaagtggcagggccaggacttAAATTCAGATCTTCCTGACCTCAACTGTCTATTAGCTTGACCACCATTTACTGTATTCTATTTTCAGAGTCATGAGGGGTGGTAGATGTAGAAAGCTTCTATTCACTTACTGCCCTTTTCAAAATATCAGCAAGTTCATACCATAATAATGGTAATTCTTTACCTATGATAATACCTTATAATTTATAAACTGCTTTCAAATCTatcccttcttaaaaaaattatcatcccTCCCCccgctttttttaagattttagttatttgagagagagacaaagagggcatgagtgtgtgtgtgtgggagcggagcgagagagagagggacaagcagactccgtggTGAGCTggacatgaggctcgatcccaggatcttgagatcatgacctgagtcagacacttcactgactgagccagccaggtgccccatcccttCTTTTGATCCTTACTGCCACCCCATAATGTAGCCTTAGCCTGATGAAACTCAGGGTGATTTACCAAAGATCAGACTAAGAGTGCATGTTGGGGCCATGGAATGCTCTGGATTCCAATTCTGGACTCTTTCTCTAACATTTTGATTGTATATAGGTGGCAGTTTTAATGCCAGGAGCAGTCTCTTTAATAGTAAATAAGACATGTACAAGAGACCCAGAATTCTCTCATTCCAGAATATGAACACTGATTTAAAACAGATTTCAGTGTTCCAAACACATACCTTTGAGTTTATAAATATGTTGGGGCAGTGTCGATGCCCCatcagaaaacccagaaaaatatCTTACTTTAATCATGACCCCTTAACTGAAATTTCCGGGTAACCTACTCCTTTTGAGTAAAGGTTTTCAAGACTCTTGCCAAAGTGCAACTAGGACCTTGACTGAATGAAACATTGAGTCTTTATCACACATTCACATCATAGCTAgaatttgtttctcaaatttgtTTGACCCTAAGGGAATAGCTAAGTTTTGTTGGGTGGTTCTTTATCAAGGAAATCTGAAGCATGAAGACAGAAAGGAATGAACAAGAgagaagtttcctcaaaaaccaACCTCATCTATTTTGTGCAGTTTTCCAAGACCAATCCCTGACAATAATGCCATGCTAAGGCTATTTGGAAATTCATGCTATTTATCCAAATGTTAAACATCACCTGAATTGGGGGAAAAGACAgaacctttttcttttgtttgtgagatgtttatttatttatttacttacttgagagagaaagcatgcacatgAGAGAgcgcaggaggggcagagggggaggggcggaggaagagggaaagaatctcaagcagactctgtgctgagcacagagcccaacagggtgctcgatctcacaaccctgagatcatgacccgagctgaaaccaagagtttgaagctcaaccaactaagccacccaggtaccgcCAAAccttttctgtttgttatttattAATCTATGGTGAAGACTTGCTAGGATATAaagaatctttataaaaagaaagtaaaatcaaGACAGAAAAGGATCGTTATTTAAGGAATACTTTGCGACCcaaatgtggatttttaaaaataagactttgaGACGTATCTATGCTTCAGATACATTCTATTGTCCTTcaagagcaagaaagaaaacagattcacTGGTCCATACAAACCAACACCCACTTGGAAACTCAGATTTGAAAACTTCCTCTGAATTAGAGCAGAGTCACATGGTTTGAAGGacaggcccccacccccacattgaACATCTGCTGTGGGAGCTCTCTGCTTCTAAAGCCAGGGCTGTCTTGCCAGGGTGGATTCAGCTGTGAGTCTGGGCACGTGGCCTTTGCTCTGTTTCCGTTTAGCAGGAAACGGTTTGAGTCCTTTTGCTGGGAACCCCCACTCAGAAAGTCTCCCTTTCACCTGGTACACCCATGACTTCCCAGGACTTGCGTTGCAACACGTCACCCTCCAAGTTGCTTGAACGCCTTAGACTCTGGTGCAGCCAGCTGCTGCCAGGAGCATGTGGGTCACAGTGAGTCGCCTCTAGCTTTATCATAGACTCAtacttccctccccctcctccatccttGCAGGTGAGAAGCCCCACAAATGCCAGGTGTGTGGGAAGGCATTCAGCCAGAGCTCCAACCTCATCACCCACAGCCGCAAACATACAGGCTTCAAACCCTTTGGCTGTGACCTCTGTGGGAAGGGCTTCCAGAGGAAGGTGGACCTCAGGCGGCACCGGGAGACACAGCATGGGCTCAAATGAGGGCCCTGGCTGGAGCGGCAGTTACACAACACTACAGAGGGCAACCTCCCCACTTGCCACCATCCACGTCTGACTTCTCAGGCCCTCCATTCCAGTCCAAAGATCCCAGCAGGATGAGCTGCTTCACCTTACTTCCTGGAACTCCAAGAAGGGATAAATTACCTATGCAAAGTTCAGCCCAGAGTGGGAACCAAAGGACTCATGGCTTTGGACATCCGAATAGGCTCCCTGCCACCCGAAGACTCAAAGTCAAGAGGGGATCAGATAAAATCTTGAGCCCTGCAGCTCTTCCCATTCCCAGCCCTGCTCCACAGACAGAAAAGTCCTTCAGGTTTTTTACCTCCTCTTGACTTACTCCAGATACTTGTGTGGACAAGGAGTAATCACCATTTATAAGGTGGACACAGGCTAATGTTTTTATCTAGAATGATAAGTgagtgttactttttttttttctttccggGGAGTCTGTTAACCTCTTTCTATTGGGTGCTGCCTATAAATCTTGGAGGAATCAGTTCTCCCCCTTGAAGACTGGTTCAGAAACTGATTTGGGGATGGAGTTTCATActtttgaaattacaaaatacaCTGTCCAGACTGCTCCAAGAAGGAGCAAAAGAAAAGTGGACCTGGTAGTGAGAGGAGAATCCTCCCTGCTGTGAAGCTTGTGAAGACTTCACCAGAGGAGGTGGAAGCACAGAGCAACACCTCTGGACAAGATGCCAtccattcactcagcaaatgtgTATTGACCACCAGGTCTCAGGCCTATGCTAGGTATTGGGGAGCCAGAGATTCAAGTTATAGCCCATGCCCCTGCCCCTCAGAAGCTAACAGTTGCACCTCTAAGTggctagatcttttttttttcccctcctgaggaattcagagaagacaaaacaaaatcttgacCCTTCTTTTCTGACACGTTTGGGTTTttatcaaacattaaaaaaatagctgaACAGGTACTTCCAAGATTTGTGTGTATATTCAGTTTTTTATTGTTAAGctgatatttttaagatgtctAAGCTAGCAGGCATGTGGAGTGACCCTCCATGtgtactataaagaaaaaaagtggtatTTTTACTTGGATGAGGTTTGTAAATGTTTTTAGAACATCTGGAGTGCATTATGTTtgttaatacatatttattagaatgatgttttaaattaataaagtatTAAGACTCTTACCTATTGCTTCTCATTTAGGCAAGGAATTTGGGAAAGATCTTTGTTTTAGTGTGTAGTGGGAGTTGGCATTGAAAGAAACTACAGTGGGATATTAAAAGTTAAGCAGTCAAGCCAATAttcagaagaaagtaaaaatccaATTGCTCtgattttcatttgccttttcctTCTACACTTCAAAGATCCTTCTTTCTTAACAGAAAAACTAGGTATACCAAACTGAGCTCCTACCTTATAGAGTCCCTAGTGGTCCCACATGTACATAGGTACTTCTGAGGACTTCAAGGATGTTTTTGTTGGTTgattggtttgttgttgttgttgttgttgttgttgttgtttaatagGTTAGAAGAtttcagatgaataaagaaatcacaGGCCTTAGGTCTAGAAATTGAGTCTTAGTCACAGCTCTATGACCAATATGTTGT
This DNA window, taken from Canis lupus familiaris isolate Mischka breed German Shepherd chromosome 6, alternate assembly UU_Cfam_GSD_1.0, whole genome shotgun sequence, encodes the following:
- the GFI1 gene encoding zinc finger protein Gfi-1; this translates as MPRSFLVKSKKAHSYHQPRSPGPDYSLRLENVLAPGGADGTSSAGGAQTEPRGRLSPESQLTEAPDRSSASPGSCEGSVCDRSSEFEDFWRPPSPSVSPASEKSVCPSLDEAQPFPLPFKPYSWRGLAGSDLRHLVHSYRPCAALDRGAGLGLFCERAPEPGHPAALYGPERAAGGAGAGAPGGGSAGGGAAGGSGLGLYGDFGPAAAGLYERPTAAAGGLYSERGHGLHADKGAGVKVESELLCTRLLLGGGSYKCIKCSKVFSTPHGLEVHVRRSHSGTRPFACEMCGKTFGHAVSLEQHKAVHSQERSFDCKICGKSFKRSSTLSTHLLIHSDTRPYPCQYCGKRFHQKSDMKKHTFIHTGEKPHKCQVCGKAFSQSSNLITHSRKHTGFKPFGCDLCGKGFQRKVDLRRHRETQHGLK